The Montipora capricornis isolate CH-2021 chromosome 3, ASM3666992v2, whole genome shotgun sequence genome includes the window CAATTTCATAACATGATTGGGTGCGGAACGAATCGAACATCAGCTTCTTATTTGGACTACGGATGTTATTGTGGCTATGGAGGAGGAGGGGAGCCTGTTGACGAGACCGACATGTAGGTAGACGTAGCGTCACGTAGGTAGACGTAGAGTTGCTTCTGCTTAAttgggactttaagatctacgacgcggtcttTAAAAAGAACGCCCCGAAAcagcaatatcattggttaaggaggctcgaaagagGTTTTAGCTGaacgcgcgcgcgtaagccacacatgcAATACTtcagctgctcgcgtcagctcatgattcaaaatgggtcaccgACAAGAAATACCACTGATTtagctcacctttcttctaattctgATATAGATGGAATATAAACATTCATGTTCTATTCacaaaaactacgaaaattttacaaaaacgCTTTAATGGTCAcctaaatccgtttgtgttggatTGTAGTTCCACGCGCCCTCGGACTCGAATGAGcaggtgacgcatgcgtaaatgctgatcttgcaccccctcatttttcctgattatACAACTTCACTCCTCTGCTTCCAGAcggtaatttttatttttgcatgttagcttgtAATActtcaaaatgtttgttttgaaatttaaaaacattctgtgggtgaaaaaaaaaatagagacatatttcaaaaaaagtgatttcgttgaattttgaatattttagagtttctttctaacattatctggtaacgttGTACGGAAAGATTTCACCGtccgttttttgtttttattttaagaaAAGACATGTGTTGATTTTAGAAATGCCTTatattgttgccatggtaacggtaACTGATATGAGAATTGTATAATGCATACTTAAacttcgtcttgatatgattaccctaactataTCTAACGACAGaatgtgtttatttgtttgaaaaagaatgAGAAaatatttcgagcctccttataagaggaaaaataatcgtgctggaCATGCGGCACCCATTTTAACACATATtcgtgcggttctctgcacaaAAACGacgcgaaatcaccaaatttgagactgttttgaagttttgacgacaacgagaGCGTACAAACGTGAGTCTTTCAGTATCTATGtttactctgaaaccgttcGTACCAAGTTATTTtaaggatacttcgcccacattgtccgacgcgaacgagatggcttAACCGCGAGAAACTTTCGGtggtgcaaagttatatttcgaggtgacgttgacgtcgctgtcgtagatgtaattagggagctttaccaacggcaacggcgacggcaacgagaacgtcacaaatttgcatatttagtaggcaaaaacaatagctttgcacgctctgcacgtgcgtttttcatttttgtccatttggttgccgtcgtcagcaaaacaacaacgtgaaatagccaaatttgaggtttatggaggacgtcagcacttgtgaggataaattttcattttctcctctaaattaagcttgactcatatcggtttcattctttgAGGGACTGCCAAgccattgtcatgttaaaaagcttggaatagtctcgaagtgattacaataatgggaatttatgttttgagatgacgttctcgttgccgttgccgtcgtcattgctaaagctccctaatagggagcttacgcaaggacgacgtCGCCAAGGAGAAcgtagtctaaaaatattatttcctgttattgtaataaatttcgttataaccccaagtcgttcggaatggaaagtgtgtattaacattacaggaataaaattggcattaacggtgtggttgtttgggaaaataattaaaatgttccgtcaggttctcacgtcctctacatAACATACtctttggtcaattcacgtcaatagggagcttacgaaacgaggatgacgacggctacgaggacttcatttaaaaatacaagttcgcgttattcataccactacgaaactatttcatgtcgtttcgcgttaaaaatgtgtagtaactgtcgtggaattaaactggtatgactgggttggaagcgtagagagagaactgaaaattcatcgtcatgtgctaacgtcctccacagaaccttgaatttggtcatttcacgtcatcacttaggagatgacggcaaagaaatgtaccaaaatgtaaaacgcatgtgcagagcgtgcagagccattgttttttctcACTAAAGCTATTCagtttgtagcgtcgtcgttgtcgtcggCGTCGCCGTTTCCTAAGCTCCCTGTTGTCAGGAAGAGAACGTCAacgaaatgtaccaaaatgcaaaacgcacctGCAGGGCGCgtagagcttttgttttttctcgttagaactattgttttgtgacgttctcgtagccgtcgtcgtcgtccttgaataagctccctattaagtcTCTATTTACGACAAATGAATGACATCTCGAAATTTTGTCATATCATTAATAAGTTATCACATTAGTTTTATCGTGTAATTTGGAAATCaagtgattacctatacaaatttggttatttcgcGATGAGTTTGCAggcaaagaaattttgcattaaagTCCAAGAGAAAAAAGGATGCCAGCAAACATCCCGGGCCATATTGTAAAGTCACAACTCTAGGCAACAAAAGTGGCAGTGTGCCATTTTCAAAGTGCTCTTTCCTCGACTGTTGCTTGTCTATATTTTTCAGTTGCTGCAAAACTCACGATGAGTGCTACGGGGCTGTGGACAAGGCGGAGTTGTGCTCTTCTAAATACGCTACATATGCGAACTTTTACAAAAGGAACAACACTTGCACTGGCTGCGGTAAGTATAGTGTAGTGGTTTCACGATCATATCAATTATTGTGTACACGTACGAGAAGGGCTTCGCGTAACGATGGTTTACTGCTcttttcgtatttttttttagaatcttGTCCCAGTCAAAACGTGATCATTGTGCGGTTGGGGCTAGAAGCGGAGATTCCGCAGAATAATGATATTTATATTACTTTGTGCGTAAATATACTGTATGCACCAGTGTGGTATATGTTCTTGGGAATAAATGAATAAGAGTTTCAATCTTTCATGGCTAGACACTCTGCCCCAAAGGAATACCTTATGTGTTTACCGTCAAGTCAGCACTCCGCACAGGGATCCCACACTTATACTTGTATTCATTTTTGACCGCCGCGTGCAAATTCACAGAACAACTTCCCTTTGCAAAGCCACAGACCATTTTACGGatacggtggccattttgaaatccattgtttcaaatagctattatggtaTTCTAAGGGGGCAAATTAGCAGAATGGACGCCGTAtatgtaaaatggtctatttacaAAGGAATTACCAGTTTGAAAAGCTCCTCCTAATTGGTACTATTTAATATCTTTTCAGCGGACCCAGAGGGAACTTGTGACCGTGCTATCTGTGAATGCGATGGGGCAGCGGTGAGGTGTTTTGCTCAGGCAGAGTACAATGAAGACAACTTCAACTACCCTCAACGCAAGTGCTAAGCATTGAACCAACTTGGATTCACCGGATTACTGAGAATAGTAGTGAAAGTAGAAGCTCCTGATATTCTCCGAAACTTTATGGCTATCTTACAGAATCATAATAAAAGCAAttaagaatatttttaaaagtttgttCTTCTTACCACTTGCTTGTAAAACGATCCTTCAAAGGTCACAATTCTATGTGGCTGCGTGCTTGTTGAGAGAATGATCATTTTGAGCGAAGGAAGGAACTCCGATCCAGCAATTATGAAGGAAGGATTATAGTTAGTCGCTAAAGAGACTGTGGTgcttatcatcatcatatctttatttaccctcgaattttagagtagcttggtgtagatAATAGtcctttttcgatgtattaaaactCAGCTTGAAAGAggggtttagaggacaaagacaaaggaaagtggatgatatgcaaatatttttcacattcattcaacgtgtttctattgtttttgtcctcactatcaagctaaaTATTTGATAATTCGAAAATTGCCTAtcgggagcttaagcaaggaggaggacgacgacggcaacaTCTCTAatgagcaaaagcaaaagcTCTGAACGTGTTTTACATTTGTGTACATTTCCATGCCGCTCTCGCGCTAACAACAACGTAAATTGACCAAAATTTGAGTTTATGAGGAAGACGTGGACACCTCACattaaattatattattattcattcaaaatctttccccgtttctgataggttaaaaccacacgcataattcaccataaccagctgctgttcaccaaatttggaaagaaactatTGAATTATTGAatcgatgacgtcaaaatgacgtcaaaagtgcagcccgctgcaaattattgaaccgttgaccggaAAAAgatggggacgagattgtgttattttgttgagcagaaaaatggctgcgagtaggtttagaagtttgagcgaagaaaatattttgaatgaataataaagcaatcattgaattcggctttcgtagaatatgaagaattctgcagatctcggaggatgttatccaaatcggccttcggccttggtggataacaccctcctcgacctgcagaattcttcatatcttACTCagcctcatccaataattgctaaatatttcttagacaacgttctcgtagccgacTTGCTTAAGGTCCTTCGTATCTTCGAGTATTTACCCTCCCAATCATGCTgcaccacagaggacagaccaccacaccgggaactccatgccctactctttgcgaatagtgtgtgggcaGGAGCACATGAGTAGGAGCTTACCTCTCTCATACACGCCCTTATGAGTCAACCGTTGCGCGAATCTTTCTacttttagaacgccacgagttccccggctctgcacgcactgttttaaaaggccaaCGGGGTAAAGTCTTTGTCcaacgaagacaaataaagcagtaaaactgtatttaaatcgtgtaaatttatgtaaatttatgtaaatgcgaGTCTCCTGCTCGAGGATTCGtcctaaaaatagaaaaatagaaagatctactgcatatggaggctcctaccAATGGGCTCctgtgtgtgggttcttttacgtcccacagggttatgaacattgaagggttgtgagacgcgccctacggtttatcgtccttattcgATAaaactagagagtctaaccatttgcaaatgtaattgcaaaagcagcactttctcctcggttattaaagaccctgagtgttagtccgtctggagtcgaactcacgacctcccacatagcagcctggtgctcaaccagcTAAGTCACCGGTGCTGCTTCGGTGAAAGAAAAAGACACGAaaagttggttttatcaaacgagttgaaaaAGTTCGAATTGCCACCGTGAAGAAATAAaatgactgacgtttcgagggttagcccttcgtcagagcgatagGACCCTTCAAGAAATGCACATCTCTCATTTAACCTACCGTCAGATTTTGAACACaactggcccgggttgctcgacgcatggttagccctaaccagcgttaaataccatggacacaggttttgatacctcttaaccaaaggTTAGCGccaaccaggcttcgagcaaccggtcccAAGTGTATACAgtggttgcggtcgcattagCGAGTGAACACCagtgttaaatcaagttctattgttcagttttcccctagggattcaaaacaccagagcgTTGACACAATAGTATCAACACcagtgttacactgtgtttctctcaatTGTGACCGCAACCAGtgtagatggtttgcaaccaatccctTGATAACAATGGTGTAAAATACAATTGCTAGtgaacgaacaaaaggagctaatgaaagatcttttgttttcgtccaagAACAAGGAGGCGATGACGTAACGGGTCACCTATGTTTGAGGTAACAGGTCGCCACGCAGTCCTCACATATTAATGGTGCGCATGTAAAATTAGTTTGCCATCCTTCCGAACAAGGCATCGATGTTGTAATTGTCGCCGTTTCGTGGTGACAATTTCTGAACATCCAACGCCATTGCATAGTTTGTTTGGCAAAGACTGACCGGATCACTTGAATGTTCTACATTGAAATGGAGAGCTTAATTAACGTTATGTGAATATGGTGTAGGTCCTTAGCTCATGATAAAAGCACTGAACAACGCAAGCGCGTCATACTCCCAGGAAGGGTGGGGTTACTCTCAGAAAAATTGGGTGAgggtgtgcggcccgcttcTTGAAACTCTTTTCCTATTTTAGAGAAATAAAATGTACGATATTCCCTACCCTGTTTCAGACCTTAAACCAAATGAAGTTTTAagatgaagtattatcctccatttagattactctgtcccaggacttttggtagcagataaaaagaaaactagacccccccgtgagggtacactgggttgcctgtggtacgtgcagcgttccagacaatttttttcaagttggggggtcattaagaccatttaccagacgaggccctttggctcacaggtccttaCAAATTCGTACCACGAAACAGATAGGTCCTTGCGTAATAtatagctctaacagtgcacgatattgtttgggtattgtctatcattgtagtgccatggtagaagtcttgggtaaatagccttaGAAG containing:
- the LOC138042329 gene encoding basic phospholipase A2 homolog 1-like isoform X1; protein product: MQRAAVVTLLLISAVFSSPFLHVIREQWDDILKEPNNPVGNTKGFIRTQRNLIQFHNMIGCGTNRTSASYLDYGCYCGYGGGGEPVDETDICCKTHDECYGAVDKAELCSSKYATYANFYKRNNTCTGCADPEGTCDRAICECDGAAVRCFAQAEYNEDNFNYPQRKC
- the LOC138042329 gene encoding basic phospholipase A2 homolog 1-like isoform X2 encodes the protein MQRAAVVTLLLISAVFSSPFLHVIREWDDILKEPNNPVGNTKGFIRTQRNLIQFHNMIGCGTNRTSASYLDYGCYCGYGGGGEPVDETDICCKTHDECYGAVDKAELCSSKYATYANFYKRNNTCTGCADPEGTCDRAICECDGAAVRCFAQAEYNEDNFNYPQRKC